gtttggccataatgaccatcattatgtttggaggaataaggggatgcttgcaaaccgaagaacatcatcccaactttgaagcacggggtggcagcatcacgttgtggggtgctttgctgcaggagagactggtgcacttcataaaatagatggcatcatgagggaggaaaattatgtggatatattgaagcaacatctctaaacatcagtcaggaagttaaagcttggtggcaaatgggtcttccaaacggacaattacccaaagcatacttccaaagttgtggcaaaatggcttaaggacaaaaaagtcaaggtattggagtggccatcacaaagccctgacctcaatcctacagaaaacaTGTggatagaactgaaaaagcgtgtgcaaggagacctacaaacctgactcggttacaccagctctgtcaggaggaatgggccaaaattcacccaacttattgtgggaagcttgtgtaaggctacccgaaacatttgacccaagttaaacaatttaaagacactgctaccaaatactaattgagtgtatgtaaacttatgccccactgagaatgtgatgaaataaataaaagctgaaataaatcattgtctataccattattctgacatttcacattcttaaaataaagtggtgatcttaactgacctaaaacagggaatttttactgggattaaatgtcagaaatggcaaaaaactgagtttaaatgtatttggtatgtcaacttccgactgtACATATAtatggggtgggcagtctatgtttgtttttctatgatttggggatttctatgtttcggcctagtatggttctaaatcagaggcaggtgtcattagttgtctctgattgagaatcatacttaggtagccttggtttcactgtgtgtttgtgggtgtttgtttccgtgtctgtgtttttcgccacacggtactgtttcgggtttcggtcgtttattgttttttgtattcagttgttcatgtgtactatttcttattaaaagagccacgccgcatattggtcctccgatcccttacatatatatatatatatatatatatataacttttttatttacctttcaaagcagaattacgttcctcaactgtagtgttttATTTAATCTCtaattttatccaatgtaaaaaaaacaccatttcatgTTTTGCAACATAAGACATAATTCAGCCGGTTGGTCACGTTTGGGAGAGGCATTTAAATAGCATTTTGAGGAAAAAACATGAttctttgtctctctgaaatgaaaccatcaagtgatagacTTTAAACAAATGCATGTCTTTCATTGAACAACCCAATGCCATgatagtgaaaaaacacaccaaGATATTTCACAATTTATTTAAAgaataaaagctaatttaccaacatttctgaaaagtgatatatagcgttatggaatgaaactcttatgtttccccatctgagctcagagtagatgagagatgtaatgtttgtctctgttgtgttgaagcccaatcaagcaggagagaccagcctcccctgtacccagctgtgtgtccatgaagagtgaccggtCTATGCTTCAACCTATACTGTTTAGAGAGGGatacttttctactgaacaaaggtaagaagaactcatgggtcctggtcagtgagttaaacaacaccgTCTCTAGTaatttctcctcccattttcccatttattgttgttgtttccaTAATCAATAGGCTCATCCTTTtatccattttcatagtcctaaaacaatattaaacaaaaacaacattccctcgtgtgtgtgtgtgtgtgtgtgtgtgtgtgtgtgtgtgtgtgtgtgtgtgtgtgtgtgtgtgtgtgtgtgtgtgtgtgtgtgtgtgtgtgtgtgtactccctggatgaggagtgtggtggttaatttctttactatcaaatgaggagagacacaCTTATCAGTCAGAGTTAcacttaaactaaatctttaatAATACGAGCTTTGCAATAGCCTAGACTTGTCAATGATTCACCATTTATAATTATCCGTTGAGAGTGATAAATCAAAAGCACAAaggtcttttatagccaagatacacccctttcaacATGACGAACAACAGATACATAGAAAGGTTAAGGCTCcaaactaaactaaaactaaaacCATTTCTCCAACGGTAACATGAACTCATGCTCTTTCACCTAAAGACATCATACATCTTCTCTGTCACTTTTATGTCATAGAGGCCCATCATTAGTACACAATAGTTAACAGAATACTCTATTCTGTCGAAAAAAACCAACCCTGACGGGAGAtatatgttttatgttttgtccacagaaaccaacaggagagatcagagtcagagattctcagtggtcagtcttcccagagtcatcaaacagacctggactccatattcagtgtatgtggtcctgttatgtacatttgtttttgtttacctcaaataaagttgatctgtcaatcattcattaatgtgttaatgagaaagcatTTATTCTCTTGCTTAATTTATTTACTTGATTTTTTTCAGTCGCTTGAAGAGAAtattatgacatttgtgaagaacgagctgaagatattcaagaggattcttagtccggaactcccagaaggctttgagagtcagaagcaggataaggaagtggtggatgctgaagatgagcagcaggagagcagtgccagagagggggctctgaagatcacactgcacatcctgaggaaaatgaaccagaaggagcttgctgacacactggagaaatgtaagatctgtctgcctcatgttgaatgatgttttataacatttaaaagctgtagctaaagtacagctaaagtagctgtgtaactcaatgatattgtagcagccttaacacaacacctagtgacctcatcaagtagcagcagggatgtgttgtggtgattcatttagagagagagaacattaataataccatcaataataccaataataatataatcagtcacaccagtctgtaatgcattatgaaaacatttacagatttatacagtcagttaagagaataaattattataatgtaaaactttataacagtcctacaatactgtaggcattaaaacagacgtaatattaatatcctctgtgttatttctagattcagatgagcttgctgtgatttgccaacgtgaactcaaatctaatctaaagaagaagtttcaatgtgtatttgaggggatcgctaaacaaggaaacccaacacttctcaataagatctacacagagctctacatcacagagggtggaacaggagaggtcaataatgaacatgagctgagacagattgagacaacaaccaggaaacaagcaagaccagagactgcaatcaaatgtaatgacatcttcaaacccttaactggacaagacaaacttatcagaactgtgctgacaaagggagtcgctggcattggaaaaacagtctctgtgcagaagttcattctggactgggctgaaggaaaagcaaatcaggatgtccaatttgtattttcattcccttttcgggagctgaatttgatgaaaggggacaaacacactttcattgaacttcttaatcacttctcaatggaaaccaaacaatcaaGAATCTCAAACTAcgacaagtacaaagttctgttcatctttgatggtctggatgagtgccgactgcccctagacttccagaagaacaagatctgttgggacgtcacagagtcaacctcagtggatgttctgctgacaaatctcatcaagggaaatctgcttccctctgctctcctctggataactacccgacctgcagcagccaataagatcccttcagggtgtgttgaccaggtgacagaggtacgagggttcaatgacccacagaaggaggagtacttcaggaagagattcagtgatgaggacctggccagcagaatcatctcacacataaagacatcaaggagcctccacatcatgtgccacattccagtcttctgttggatttctgcaacagtctttgaacacatgctgaaacataagagagaagagatgcccaagactctgactgagatgtacacacaccttgtggagtttcataccaaacagaagaatgaaaagtatcttgggaaagaagagacagatccacactggaataaagagagcattctgtcactgggaaaactggcttttcaacagcttgtgaatggcaatctgattttctatgaagaagacctgaaagaggctggcattgatgttaatgaagcctcagtgtactcaggattgtgcacacagctctttaaagaggaatgtgtgctgtaccaggacaaggtgtactgcttcgtgcatctgagcattcaggagtttctggctgctgtatatgtgtttctctcattcatcaacaacaatgagaatctaatgAACAAACTGCAAACAAGTGACAAGTCTGAAGTTACTgtctacaagagtgctgtggataaagccttacaaagtgagacaggaaacctggaccttttcctccgcttccttctgggcctctcactggagtccaatcagaagcacttacgaggtctactgacaaagacaagaagcagctcacagagccatgaagacACAGTCgagtacatcaaggagaagatcgGGGAGGATctctctccagagaggagcatcaatctgttccactgtctgaatgaactgaatgaccattctctagtggaggagatccaaagatacctgagatcaggaagtctctcaGAAGACGAactgtcacctgcacagtggtcagctctggtctttgtgttgctgacttcagaaaaggagctggatgtgtttgacctgaagaaatactccagatcagaggaaggtcttctgaggctgctgccagtggtcaaagcctccagagctgttctgtgagtaaataaaatgacatataagaactaatcatcaggaagaaatattcagtttagagaaaaatatgtattataatatgtctataatattatattgaaaaacatattgaataaattcattgattttcacattagtataacaatatgaccatacaattctaggagacggaagatgaatctatatgttgtttgtgagaataaaccaaatgcatctgccattgtccttctacactactggtgttaaattaacagtgtgtttgtgaagtcatgatgatctctttgtcaggctgtcaggctgtggagtcacagaggaaggctgtgcttctctggtctcagctctgaggtcaaacccctcacacctgagagagctggacctgagtaacaatgacctgaaggattcaggagtgaagctgctctctgctggactggggaatccccactgtaaactggagactctgaggtcagtattatcagatatgaaagcacttttatgtatgtagttctcccatttgaaaagtcgtaattattcggttatattcacttatagtttattaaagtagtcatacgtttagtatttggtcccatattccatgcctgcagtgattacatcaagcttgtgattctactaacttgttgaattaatttgcagtttgtcttggttgtgttttggatgttttcctaatagaaactgaaaggtgaataatgtcctgtcattttggagtcactttacttgtattgtcagtaagaatagaagatgtttctgaacacttctacattcatgtggatgctaccaagattatgaataatcatgaatgaatcgagaatgatgatgaatgagaaagttacagaggaacAAAGATCAGaccccctctgttattggtaatggtgagaggttagcatgttttgttgtagcctctgttattggtaatggtgagaggttagcatgttttgttgtagcctctgttattggtaatggtgagaggttagcatgttttgttgtagtctctgttattggtaatggtgagaggttagcatgttttgttgtagtctctgttattggtaatggtgagaggttagcatgttttgttgtagtctctgttattggtaatggtgagaggttagcatgttttgttgtagtctctgttattggtaatggtgagaggttagtatgttttgttgtagtctctgttattggtaatggtgagaggttagcatgttttgttgtagtctctgttattggtaatggtgagaggttagtatggtttgttgtagcctctgttattggtaatggtgagaggttagtatgttttgttgtagtctctgtaattggtaatggtgagaggttagcatgttttggacaatgaccccaagcatacgtcCAAAGTTGtagtaaaatggcttaaggacaacaaagtcaatgtattggagtggccatcacaaatccctgacctcaatcctacagaaaatttgagggcagaactgaaaaagcatgtgtgagcaaggagacctacaaacttgactcagttacaccagctctgtcaggaggaatgggccaaaattcacccaacttattgtgggaagcttgtggaaggctacccgaaacatttgacccaagttaaacaatgtaaaggcaatgctaccaaatactaattgagtgtatgtaaacttctgacccactgggaatgtgatgaaagaaataaaagcttaaataaataattctctctactattattctgacatttcacattcttaaaataaagtggtgatcctaactgacctaaaacagggaattttaactaggattaaatgtcaggaattgtaaaaattgagtttaaaagtatttggctaaggtgtatgtaaactaccgacgtcaactgtatgtattaaaatatcctcaaataaaaggtgacattataaactgtcacctcatatgaaacatttgatctgaaatccaaaatgttggagtatagagacacatttaaaatgttagcttcactgtctaaatagatatggtgtggactgtatactcaatacaatctaaatctgatacctcactgtctaaatagatatggtgtggactgtatactcaatacaatctacatctgatacctcactgtctaaatagatatggtgtggactgtttactcaatacaatctaaatctgatacctcactgtctaaatagatatggtgtggactgtatactcaatacaatctaaatctgatacctcactgtctgtcttttgagtgatactgatttttaaactggtctggtcagtcttctcaaatatttgtactatacatgtttctatctgcaggcaatactttgatcatGTGTCATTTTTAATGATGAtacactattttcaccaccaaagaatatcagtgtgattttaatatgatttgactctttgcaggctgtcaggctgtctagtcacagaggaaggctgtgcttctctggtctcagctctgaggtcaaaccccgcacacctgagagagctggacctgagtaacaatgacctgaaggattcaggagtgaagctgctctctgctggactggggaatccccactgtaaactggagactctgaggtcagtattcctgtagttggtcaacaagtgataactgttcaccagatccacatgtgtttaccagacacacatagtccacaccatatgtgtttggacagtgaagcttacagttttaaatgtggtgctttgatccagcattttggatttgagatataATGTTTCATATTAATTGactgtacagaatgtcaccttttatttaaaggtattttcatacatatttattttacagtttataaatgaaaacactttatgtatctagttctcccatttgaaaaaGTCATAATATTTTGGATAAATTATTTTTGTCATAAGATTAGTATTTGGTCCTATATTCCAAgcctgcagtgattacatcaagcttgtgattctactaacttgttgaacttatttgcagtttgtcttggttgtgttttagatgttttcctaatagaaactgaatggtgaataatgtcctgtcattttggagtcacttcacttgtattgtcagtaagaatagaagatgtttctgaacacttctacattcatgtggatgttaCCATAAttatgaatgaatcgtgaatgatgatgaatgagaaagttactgAGGGACAAAGATCAGacctcctctgttat
This Oncorhynchus nerka isolate Pitt River unplaced genomic scaffold, Oner_Uvic_2.0 unplaced_scaffold_1121, whole genome shotgun sequence DNA region includes the following protein-coding sequences:
- the LOC135570076 gene encoding NLR family CARD domain-containing protein 3-like, producing the protein MTFVKNELKIFKRILSPELPEGFESQKQDKEVVDAEDEQQESSAREGALKITLHILRKMNQKELADTLEKYSDELAVICQRELKSNLKKKFQCVFEGIAKQGNPTLLNKIYTELYITEGGTGEVNNEHELRQIETTTRKQARPETAIKCNDIFKPLTGQDKLIRTVLTKGVAGIGKTVSVQKFILDWAEGKANQDVQFVFSFPFRELNLMKGDKHTFIELLNHFSMETKQSRISNYDKYKVLFIFDGLDECRLPLDFQKNKICWDVTESTSVDVLLTNLIKGNLLPSALLWITTRPAAANKIPSGCVDQVTEVRGFNDPQKEEYFRKRFSDEDLASRIISHIKTSRSLHIMCHIPVFCWISATVFEHMLKHKREEMPKTLTEMYTHLVEFHTKQKNEKYLGKEETDPHWNKESILSLGKLAFQQLVNGNLIFYEEDLKEAGIDVNEASVYSGLCTQLFKEECVLYQDKVYCFVHLSIQEFLAAVYVFLSFINNNENLMNKLQTSDKSEVTVYKSAVDKALQSETGNLDLFLRFLLGLSLESNQKHLRGLLTKTRSSSQSHEDTVEYIKEKIGEDLSPERSINLFHCLNELNDHSLVEEIQRYLRSGSLSEDELSPAQWSALVFVLLTSEKELDVFDLKKYSRSEEGLLRLLPVVKASRAVLLSGCGVTEEGCASLVSALRSNPSHLRELDLSNNDLKDSGVKLLSAGLGNPHCKLETLRLSGCLVTEEGCASLVSALRSNPAHLRELDLSNNDLKDSGVKLLSAGLGNPHCKLETLRSVFL